One Gimesia aquarii DNA segment encodes these proteins:
- a CDS encoding HD domain-containing protein → MNTKDSPLAETTAGSNRPDSAPNRLIAVIDIGTGAIRMAIAEIKEDGSVNTLERLSQAVTLGEDTFQTRNIQKPTMEECVRILKSYRRRLDEYQITRDDQIRVVATSAVREADNRLAFTDRIFIATGFEVAPLDEAEVNRITYQGIRPYLTAKPNLDEARTIVTEIGGGTTELLLVQHGDVLFSKNYRLGALRLREMLKGYRVPLSKERTIMENQIERVIEQIVHEVPGDKSLKLVVLGGDVRFALSQLRPEDEIPGPNDSADELDRLKVSELSKFTNKILQKDEDQLVQNYHLSFTDAETLGPALLAYTKLAEAYQLKHIYVTKANFRDGLLKEMADQNNWSDEFNRQVIRSTVDFGKRFDFDETHARHVAFLADTLFQSLQNEHKLDLKNRLLLYTAALLHEIGMYVDQRGYHKHSMYLISNGNLFGLGQSDLLLVSLIARYHRRASPKATHPGYSTLDRVSRIAIAKMAAILRVADALDHSYSQRVQEIECEIVEGQLIISIPHVEDVSLEQIALVEKGPLFEEVFGLKVHLRKKK, encoded by the coding sequence ATGAACACAAAAGATTCACCACTCGCCGAAACGACTGCCGGTTCCAATCGTCCAGATTCGGCTCCCAATCGATTGATCGCTGTAATCGATATCGGTACGGGAGCCATTCGCATGGCCATCGCAGAAATTAAAGAAGACGGCAGCGTCAATACACTGGAGAGGCTTTCTCAAGCAGTGACACTTGGTGAAGATACTTTTCAGACCCGTAATATTCAAAAACCGACAATGGAAGAGTGTGTACGAATTCTCAAAAGCTATCGACGCAGGTTGGACGAATATCAGATTACTCGCGATGATCAAATTCGTGTTGTCGCCACGAGTGCTGTTCGAGAAGCCGACAATCGACTTGCATTTACCGACCGAATTTTTATCGCGACTGGTTTTGAAGTCGCACCTCTGGATGAAGCCGAAGTGAACCGGATTACCTACCAGGGAATTCGGCCTTACCTGACTGCAAAACCCAATTTGGACGAAGCACGAACCATCGTTACTGAAATCGGGGGAGGAACCACTGAACTTTTATTAGTACAACATGGAGACGTGCTGTTCTCCAAAAACTATCGACTCGGAGCATTACGACTGCGTGAAATGCTGAAAGGGTATCGCGTTCCCTTGTCCAAAGAACGTACGATTATGGAGAATCAAATTGAGCGTGTGATCGAACAAATTGTTCATGAAGTTCCCGGTGATAAATCGCTCAAACTAGTCGTACTTGGCGGGGATGTTCGATTTGCACTATCTCAATTACGACCCGAAGACGAAATTCCTGGTCCCAATGATTCAGCTGATGAACTAGATCGGCTCAAAGTTTCTGAGTTGAGTAAATTCACAAACAAAATTCTACAAAAAGATGAAGACCAATTGGTTCAAAACTATCACCTTTCCTTTACAGATGCAGAAACACTGGGACCTGCGTTATTAGCATATACAAAACTGGCAGAAGCATACCAACTGAAACATATTTATGTAACAAAAGCCAATTTTCGTGATGGCCTCTTGAAAGAAATGGCAGATCAGAATAACTGGTCGGACGAATTTAACAGACAAGTGATTCGTTCGACGGTAGACTTTGGCAAACGCTTTGACTTTGATGAAACGCATGCTCGACATGTTGCGTTTTTGGCCGATACTCTTTTTCAGTCACTACAGAATGAACATAAGCTTGATTTGAAAAATCGGCTCTTACTCTATACAGCCGCTCTACTGCATGAGATTGGAATGTATGTGGACCAACGCGGCTATCATAAACACTCGATGTATTTAATCAGTAACGGAAATCTGTTTGGTTTGGGACAGTCAGATTTGTTACTCGTCTCATTAATCGCGCGCTATCATCGGCGTGCTTCCCCTAAAGCGACTCATCCAGGATATTCAACATTAGATCGAGTCAGTCGGATTGCCATCGCAAAAATGGCTGCGATTTTGCGGGTAGCCGATGCACTGGATCATTCTTATAGTCAGCGTGTCCAGGAAATTGAATGTGAAATTGTTGAAGGACAGTTGATTATTTCAATACCACATGTGGAAGATGTTTCTCTGGAACAAATCGCATTAGTGGAAAAAGGCCCTTTATTTGAAGAAGTCTTTGGACTCAAAGTCCACTTAAGGAAAAAGAAATAG
- the ppk1 gene encoding polyphosphate kinase 1: MASKASKYLNRELSWLEFNQRVLDEAHDASIPLLERLKFLAITSSNLDEFFMVRVGGLHLLQASGNTTPDPSGMTPSETLKAISLRAHHMMVEQYQCLLNEIEPPLSEAGFQRANPLELTDSQRRIVEHVFRDEIYPVLTPMAVTPEMEFPYLVNHTLNIIVRLAPAENSENKQNRFAIIPFGRTEFRFITLPSEGGYQYLPMEDAVSLFIEQYFQGEHVLESIPFRVTKNADVSLQDEFASDLLHQMEDMLDQRKQGDCIRLEVAENVSVETLEFLERGLSVRDENVYRIPGPLDLTAFMRLTDISGFESQKDQAWPPQPSPDVNPRISMFKNISRQDILLCHPYESFEPVVRLIEEAAVDPDVLAIKQILYRTSKHSPIVAALIRAAEQGKHVTAIVELKARFDEARNIEWAKNLEHAGVQVIYGVKGLKTHAKICCIIRREPHGIQRYIHFGTGNYNDATAKIYSDISYFTCDEVLASDAINFFNSITGYSLPQKYQKLEAAPIGLRDKILDLIHHETERKKQGQKARIIAKVNSLVDPEIIDALYQASEAGVKIKLNIRGICCLRPGVSKLSKNIEVVSIIDRFLEHARILYFYHGGDERVLISSADWMPRNLDRRVELLVPIEEEKSQRKLVKILNSYFADNAKGRVLNSDGVYERVTPGKDKKRVRCQQALYEEAVSAVKQAEKAGRTIFEPHMAPEDQ, encoded by the coding sequence ATGGCCTCTAAAGCATCAAAATATCTTAACCGAGAATTAAGCTGGCTTGAATTTAATCAACGGGTGCTGGATGAAGCCCATGATGCATCAATCCCCTTACTGGAACGATTAAAATTTCTGGCGATTACCAGTTCGAACCTCGACGAATTTTTTATGGTCCGCGTGGGTGGTCTCCATTTGTTGCAGGCAAGTGGCAACACAACGCCGGATCCATCGGGAATGACTCCCAGTGAAACCCTGAAAGCGATCAGTTTACGCGCTCATCATATGATGGTTGAACAGTATCAATGTTTATTGAATGAAATTGAGCCGCCTCTCTCAGAAGCCGGATTTCAAAGAGCGAATCCTCTGGAACTGACTGACTCACAGAGACGAATTGTCGAACATGTGTTTCGAGATGAAATTTATCCCGTACTCACCCCCATGGCAGTAACACCAGAAATGGAGTTTCCATATCTGGTAAATCATACGCTGAATATTATTGTTCGACTGGCACCGGCTGAAAACAGTGAGAACAAGCAAAATCGATTTGCCATTATCCCTTTCGGTAGAACAGAATTTCGATTTATTACGCTCCCTTCCGAGGGTGGGTATCAGTATTTACCTATGGAAGACGCGGTCAGTTTATTTATTGAACAGTATTTTCAGGGTGAGCATGTTTTGGAAAGTATTCCCTTTCGTGTGACAAAGAATGCAGATGTCAGTCTGCAAGATGAATTTGCTTCTGATCTATTGCATCAGATGGAGGATATGCTGGATCAGCGGAAGCAGGGAGATTGTATCCGTCTGGAAGTCGCCGAAAACGTTTCGGTTGAGACCTTGGAATTTTTGGAACGGGGCTTAAGTGTGCGCGATGAGAATGTCTACCGCATTCCCGGGCCCCTGGATCTGACCGCTTTTATGAGACTGACTGATATCTCTGGATTTGAATCACAGAAAGATCAAGCCTGGCCACCTCAACCCTCTCCGGATGTGAACCCTCGCATCAGCATGTTCAAGAATATTTCAAGGCAGGATATCCTGTTATGCCATCCTTACGAAAGCTTTGAGCCAGTTGTCAGGCTAATCGAAGAAGCCGCCGTTGATCCTGATGTGTTGGCCATCAAACAGATTCTCTATCGAACCAGTAAACATAGCCCGATCGTAGCGGCATTGATTCGTGCGGCTGAGCAAGGCAAACATGTGACCGCAATTGTTGAACTCAAAGCTCGTTTTGATGAAGCGCGGAATATTGAATGGGCTAAGAATCTGGAACATGCCGGAGTACAGGTCATTTATGGTGTAAAAGGGCTTAAAACACATGCGAAGATCTGCTGCATTATTCGCCGTGAACCGCATGGAATTCAGCGTTACATTCATTTTGGCACAGGCAACTATAACGACGCGACTGCGAAAATATATAGCGATATCAGTTACTTCACCTGTGATGAAGTTTTAGCATCTGATGCAATTAACTTCTTTAATTCGATCACAGGGTATTCTCTGCCACAAAAATATCAAAAACTGGAAGCGGCCCCCATCGGTTTGAGAGACAAAATTCTTGACCTGATCCACCATGAAACAGAACGCAAGAAACAAGGGCAGAAGGCAAGAATTATCGCAAAAGTCAATTCACTCGTGGATCCAGAAATTATTGATGCATTGTATCAAGCTTCAGAAGCCGGAGTTAAAATCAAATTGAATATTCGCGGGATCTGCTGTCTGCGCCCCGGTGTCTCCAAGTTAAGCAAAAATATTGAAGTCGTTAGCATCATCGATCGGTTTCTGGAGCATGCACGAATTCTGTATTTTTATCATGGTGGTGATGAACGAGTTCTGATCTCCAGTGCCGATTGGATGCCTCGGAACTTAGATCGACGCGTTGAGTTACTGGTGCCGATTGAGGAAGAAAAAAGTCAGCGAAAGTTAGTGAAAATTCTGAACAGTTATTTTGCCGATAATGCCAAAGGTCGAGTATTAAATAGCGATGGCGTTTACGAACGCGTCACTCCGGGTAAAGATAAAAAACGTGTACGCTGTCAGCAGGCTTTGTACGAAGAAGCGGTTTCAGCCGTGAAGCAGGCAGAAAAAGCCGGGCGTACCATTTTCGAACCGCATATGGCTCCCGAGGATCAGTAG